The sequence AAGCTGGTAAAGTTGGTATGTATTTGAGAATGAAATGttcattataataatttttacAAAATGTTAAGATATGGAGgagaaaaatatataacatAGACAAGTTGGAAGGTGGGAAGCCAATACGAATAGAATGGTTAATTGAGAACTATTCCATGATCATGCGATGTTGATGACAtgagaatataaaataatgtGGAATATTGGAATATAACTAGATTGCGAAGTAATCTAATACGtattatattacaatattgAATATCACCCTATTGATGGTTCAATGACTTGAATCTGAATGACTTATTGGACCCTATAGATAATACAATTCCAAATATGGTAACCGTCGAATTTCagttgttttattttgtgatcgattgtattattttaatgaaattactTTGTTATTACAATATAATCATCATTATAGAAGATTCGGAAATTGGCTAAGATAATGTTGTTAATCCTATACATTGTTTTGTGTACTAactattttgtttttaaaatttcctTTCTCCATTGTGTTTGCGTTTCAAGTATATTATAACAAAATGTTCTGTTTTTACTAacaattatttgataatcATCTTTATTGTGATTGttaataactttattaaTAGCTGTCGTTGTCCGTGGTCGTTACGCTGGTAAGAAGGTCGTTATCGTCAAACCACACGATGAAGGTTCCAAATCTCACCCATTCGGTCACGCTTTAGTTGCTGGTATTGAAAGATACCCATTAAAGGTTACCAAGAAGCACACTGCTAAGAAGATTGCTAAGAGAACCAAGATCAAGCCATTTATCAAGGTTATCAACTACAACCATCTATTACCAACCAGATACAGCTTAGATGTCGAATCTTTCAAGTCTGTTGTTTCTACCGAAACTTTCGAAGAACCAACTCAAAGAGAAGAAGCTAAGAAGGTTATCAAGAAGGCTTTCGAAGAAAGACACCAAGCTGGTAAGAACCAATGGTTCTTCTCCAAGTTGAGATTCTAAATACAATTACATTTATCTTATTCGTATAAATAGATCAGTTCGGTGATTTCTatgtaattttttaataaccATTAGTTTTTCATAAAatacatttaaaatttaaaagtaaAGGTCTTTCCAACTATATCGAATCGTCTCATATACAAACGTAAACTCCAATCCTGTGAATTATGAGCACCTACTACAGGCTACGTACATAACAAGATCACTCTACACACCCACACACCtcttttttgatttatttggCAACGATTAATAAACAAGAGTTTGTTGATACAAGAGCCAGCTCGCTATTCATTAGAAGATACCCTAATGATCAGAATGACAGCGCATAATCCAATCCTAAATAAATCTGTTTCATATTAGTTCATTTACTACATATATAAGCAGTAGCCTTGATATTCAATGCCCTAAcctttttaaaataaagtaTATATCTGAAAACTTTCTTAAGTACCACGAAACTTGGGTTTTTAgctttttcaaaatgattTTTACTGTAAAAATGCGTGGAAAGgagaatttttttgaaataaatttccaaaatttccaaaaattgattgaatttgtaaatttttttcaaaatattttaatagtaTATAAGTAATAgacattttcattataaattattatattctaaCTTGTTTTCCTTATCTCGTTTACTTTACTGGTTTTCAATAGtatgtattttttaaacttATAGAAAAACCAAGGAAgttttttcctttttattTAAGTGATGACTGTGAGTGCATTTGGCTCGAGATgcttttaataatttattattaaaagtgTTGATGTGGATAAACTCAAGCTaccttttttttctttcgTCTGattcaaatttcaaaataaaaagttaaattCCTATtctaattaaaaatataatcaaGTTGtgaatattttctatttgCAAAATGTCTTGTTACACATTCTCAGCTACGTTTTAATCTCTTGTTAGGGCTGTAGCACTTGTCAATGGGGGACGATTCTTAGTTAAATGAACTTCTAACTCTTGATATATTCTTCTGTGTTCGAGGTTATAGAGTAACTATTTCGGTCAGAAATGCTTCTCCTAAGTCTGACATAAATTAGTTATGAATATACTGAGTTATCAAGTAAGTTACCCGATTTGTAGGGTTCTTATACCATTTATATTGTTCATAAATATGATTAG comes from Tetrapisispora phaffii CBS 4417 chromosome 4, complete genome and encodes:
- the RPL27B gene encoding 60S ribosomal protein eL27 (similar to Saccharomyces cerevisiae RPL27B (YDR471W) and RPL27A (YHR010W); ancestral locus Anc_5.597), giving the protein MAKFLKAGKVAVVVRGRYAGKKVVIVKPHDEGSKSHPFGHALVAGIERYPLKVTKKHTAKKIAKRTKIKPFIKVINYNHLLPTRYSLDVESFKSVVSTETFEEPTQREEAKKVIKKAFEERHQAGKNQWFFSKLRF